One genomic segment of Amycolatopsis sp. WQ 127309 includes these proteins:
- a CDS encoding DUF2304 domain-containing protein, whose amino-acid sequence MAGWRILSIVIACLVLFVVLEMMRRRKLREKYAGVWLVVAVGVVVLAVIPSAAQFLANLSGVETPSNFVFLLAGVVLALVSLHLSTEVGHLEEEVRTSVEETALLRCELEDAKRELERRIVELEARVSAPDDVKGLPAVERVGK is encoded by the coding sequence ATGGCCGGTTGGCGCATCCTCAGCATCGTCATCGCCTGCTTGGTGCTGTTCGTCGTCCTCGAGATGATGCGACGCCGCAAGCTCCGCGAGAAGTACGCGGGCGTGTGGCTGGTCGTCGCCGTCGGCGTGGTGGTGCTGGCCGTGATCCCGTCGGCCGCGCAGTTCCTGGCCAACCTGAGCGGGGTCGAGACCCCGTCGAACTTCGTCTTCCTGCTCGCCGGTGTCGTGCTGGCGCTGGTGTCACTGCACCTGTCCACTGAGGTCGGGCACCTGGAGGAAGAAGTGCGCACGTCGGTCGAGGAGACCGCGTTGCTGCGCTGCGAGCTCGAAGACGCCAAGCGTGAGCTGGAACGCCGGATCGTCGAGCTGGAAGCCCGGGTGTCGGCCCCGGACGACGTCAAAGGGCTTCCCGCGGTCGAGCGCGTCGGCAAGTGA
- a CDS encoding DUF6541 family protein, protein MNVLLVLLAFWLPGLVFGAAIQLRGWTLAAAAPMLTFGLVALGIPVLGRFGIRWTTLNVALWTLVLSAAGFGLAFAVTRFTRRRHPDWEEPERPARSVRDHVLIGLGVAAGMGIGTVTILRGFRSIDNVQQGWDAPFHANLVRWIAEHGDARPSTVGTIANLPNETHYFYPDTYHALLALVFGKGGLTIMPTLNLAALAVVLTVPLGVAAMCHAWRMPAVGVAAAATVSACFTVFPYDSLWRGPLWPFVAGVALIPAMLAVARHLLEPRSIAGPVAIGVGVAGLAGLHTSVVFVVIVYFLLILLAVVFRFEMIVWRRSLTSLVASVVLAAAFGIPVVLPSLYNAGGVTSAFWASEATVSGAFGETITFSPMAAFPQWWIGIPAIIGVFLLVKHRRMLWMVGAYVVLGTLFAATVSMESNLIHTLSSPFYNDNWRVAALVPLAGCVAFGEFAHTASGWFAEKVAPRLPNLKPATLTLAGVVVVALVVGGLSRGGYIGRNAARLQLNYSDGPTVSKDEETAFAWLAQHTAPGERVLNDKADGSVWMYALAGVMPTQWNFYGAELNTDAGYLSVYANEVEKYPEVRRLLTNLKVRYAFVGEGKVTKTTPNDVGLLGLDKSPGFKLVYHNAGASIYEIEGQQGVVASGAAPGSPAGNGQ, encoded by the coding sequence ATGAACGTACTGCTCGTTTTGCTCGCGTTCTGGCTGCCGGGTCTGGTGTTCGGTGCCGCGATCCAGCTGCGCGGCTGGACGCTGGCCGCCGCCGCGCCGATGCTGACGTTCGGCCTGGTCGCGCTCGGCATCCCGGTGCTCGGCCGGTTCGGCATCCGCTGGACGACGCTCAACGTCGCGTTGTGGACGCTGGTGCTCTCCGCGGCCGGCTTCGGCCTGGCCTTCGCCGTGACCCGGTTCACGCGCCGCCGCCACCCGGACTGGGAAGAGCCGGAGCGGCCCGCGCGCAGCGTCCGCGACCACGTGCTCATCGGCCTCGGCGTCGCCGCCGGCATGGGCATCGGCACCGTGACGATCCTGCGCGGCTTCCGGAGCATCGACAACGTCCAGCAGGGCTGGGACGCGCCGTTCCACGCCAACCTGGTGCGCTGGATCGCCGAGCACGGCGACGCGCGCCCGTCGACCGTCGGCACGATCGCGAACCTGCCGAACGAGACGCACTACTTCTACCCGGACACCTACCACGCGCTGCTCGCCCTGGTCTTCGGCAAGGGCGGCCTGACGATCATGCCGACGCTGAACCTCGCGGCGCTCGCGGTGGTCCTCACCGTGCCGCTCGGCGTCGCCGCGATGTGCCACGCCTGGCGGATGCCGGCCGTCGGCGTCGCCGCGGCCGCCACGGTGTCGGCGTGCTTCACGGTGTTCCCGTACGACTCGCTGTGGCGCGGCCCGCTGTGGCCGTTCGTCGCCGGGGTCGCGCTCATCCCGGCGATGCTCGCGGTGGCGCGCCACCTGCTGGAGCCCCGCTCGATCGCCGGGCCGGTCGCCATCGGCGTCGGCGTCGCCGGGCTGGCCGGGCTGCACACGAGTGTCGTGTTCGTCGTCATCGTGTACTTCCTGCTGATCCTGCTCGCGGTGGTCTTCCGCTTCGAGATGATCGTCTGGCGGCGGTCGCTGACCTCGCTGGTCGCGAGCGTCGTGCTGGCGGCCGCGTTCGGCATCCCGGTCGTGCTGCCGTCGCTGTACAACGCGGGTGGCGTGACGAGCGCCTTCTGGGCGTCCGAGGCCACCGTGTCCGGCGCGTTCGGCGAGACGATCACGTTCTCGCCGATGGCCGCGTTCCCGCAGTGGTGGATCGGCATCCCGGCCATCATCGGTGTGTTCCTGCTGGTCAAGCACCGCCGGATGCTGTGGATGGTCGGCGCGTACGTCGTGCTGGGCACGCTCTTCGCCGCGACGGTGTCGATGGAGAGCAACCTGATCCACACGCTGAGCAGCCCGTTCTACAACGACAACTGGCGCGTCGCGGCCCTGGTGCCGCTCGCCGGCTGCGTCGCGTTCGGCGAGTTCGCGCACACCGCGTCCGGCTGGTTCGCCGAGAAGGTCGCACCCCGGCTGCCGAACCTCAAGCCGGCGACGCTCACCCTGGCCGGCGTCGTCGTGGTGGCCCTGGTGGTCGGCGGGCTGAGCCGCGGCGGTTACATCGGCCGCAACGCCGCCCGCCTGCAGCTCAACTACAGCGACGGCCCGACGGTCAGCAAGGACGAGGAGACCGCGTTCGCCTGGCTCGCGCAGCACACCGCGCCGGGCGAGCGGGTGCTGAACGACAAGGCCGACGGCTCGGTCTGGATGTACGCGCTGGCCGGCGTGATGCCGACGCAGTGGAACTTCTACGGCGCCGAGCTGAACACGGACGCGGGCTACCTGAGCGTCTACGCCAACGAGGTCGAGAAGTACCCGGAAGTGCGCCGGCTGCTCACCAACCTGAAGGTGCGCTACGCCTTCGTCGGGGAGGGGAAGGTCACCAAGACGACCCCCAACGACGTCGGCCTCCTGGGCCTGGACAAGAGCCCCGGGTTCAAGCTGGTCTACCACAACGCCGGGGCCTCGATCTACGAGATCGAGGGGCAGCAGGGCGTCGTCGCTTCCGGGGCCGCGCCTGGGTCTCCGGCCGGTAACGGGCAGTGA
- a CDS encoding glycosyltransferase family 2 protein, translated as MPALNEQASVASVIEQVKKALPGGDLLVVDDGSVDDTARLARAAGAEVARLAVNLGVGGAMRTGFRYAAARGYDVVVQVDADGQHDPDELEALLRGLDDADIVIGSRFAGKGSYKASGPRKYAMVALSLVFSRLGKTKLTDVTSGFKAMGPRAIRLFAGYYPAEYLGDTVESLVMAIRAKLVIKEIPVVMRERAGGTPSHSPVKSAVYLGRAGLALLLALVRRRPAVDSSDSA; from the coding sequence ATGCCCGCGCTGAACGAGCAGGCGAGCGTCGCTTCGGTCATCGAGCAGGTGAAGAAGGCGCTCCCGGGCGGCGACCTGCTGGTGGTCGACGACGGTTCGGTCGACGACACCGCCCGCTTGGCCCGCGCGGCCGGCGCCGAGGTGGCCCGGCTCGCCGTGAACCTCGGGGTCGGCGGGGCCATGCGCACCGGTTTCCGCTACGCCGCCGCGCGCGGGTACGACGTCGTCGTGCAGGTGGACGCGGACGGCCAGCACGACCCGGACGAGCTCGAGGCCCTCCTGCGCGGCTTGGACGACGCGGACATCGTGATCGGCTCGCGGTTCGCCGGCAAGGGCTCGTACAAGGCCAGTGGCCCGCGCAAGTACGCCATGGTCGCGCTGTCGCTGGTGTTCTCGCGGCTGGGCAAGACCAAGCTCACCGACGTCACGTCGGGGTTCAAGGCGATGGGCCCGCGCGCGATCCGGCTGTTCGCCGGCTACTACCCGGCCGAGTACCTCGGCGACACGGTGGAGTCGCTGGTGATGGCGATCCGCGCGAAGCTGGTCATCAAGGAGATCCCGGTCGTCATGCGTGAGCGCGCGGGCGGCACCCCCAGTCACTCGCCCGTCAAGTCCGCTGTCTACCTGGGCCGGGCCGGGCTCGCGCTGCTGCTGGCGCTGGTGCGCCGCCGCCCCGCGGTCGACTCGTCCGACTCGGCATAA
- a CDS encoding glycosyltransferase family 2 protein, with translation MSANPLLPSLSVVIPVYNEQDWIERSVGALLASAEAANWPIEVVVVDDGSTDATPTRLDALRERHGITVLSQANGGRFEARSAGIAKSSGEWIALLDSRVILDEPTLTFLRDQLVDHPERAVWNGHINVASEHNPYAGFMAGLVKVPWRKYCANPRLMSYGIEEFDVYPKGTTFFCARRALLEGSVTAFASLFDDIRFASDDTRMLRWIAERERIWLAPELSATYNGRDSFKKFTQQAYFRGTTYVDSYIGSPGPARNALFGALAVGVLGLAFAAKKPKTTLAAGVLGAVAAGEVVKKCGATGPEARAVTKLLPVFAGGFGAGVVRGLAMAVRTSLRRR, from the coding sequence GTGAGTGCGAACCCGCTCCTCCCCTCGCTCAGCGTCGTGATCCCGGTCTACAACGAGCAGGACTGGATCGAACGCAGTGTCGGCGCGCTGCTCGCCTCGGCCGAGGCGGCCAACTGGCCGATCGAGGTCGTCGTGGTCGACGACGGCAGCACCGACGCCACGCCGACCCGGCTGGACGCACTGCGCGAACGCCACGGCATCACCGTGCTCAGCCAGGCCAACGGCGGCCGGTTCGAGGCCCGCAGCGCGGGCATCGCGAAGTCGTCCGGCGAGTGGATCGCGCTGCTCGACAGCCGCGTCATCCTCGACGAGCCGACCCTCACGTTCCTGCGCGACCAGCTCGTGGACCACCCCGAGCGCGCGGTCTGGAACGGGCACATCAACGTCGCCTCCGAGCACAACCCGTACGCGGGGTTCATGGCCGGGCTGGTCAAGGTCCCGTGGCGCAAGTACTGCGCGAACCCGCGGCTGATGTCCTACGGCATCGAGGAATTCGACGTCTACCCGAAGGGGACGACGTTCTTCTGCGCCCGCCGCGCCCTCCTCGAAGGCTCGGTCACGGCGTTCGCGTCGCTGTTCGACGACATCCGCTTCGCCAGCGACGACACCCGCATGCTGCGCTGGATCGCCGAGCGCGAGCGGATCTGGCTGGCCCCGGAGCTGTCCGCGACCTACAACGGGCGCGACTCCTTCAAGAAGTTCACGCAGCAGGCCTACTTCCGCGGCACGACCTATGTGGACTCCTACATCGGCTCGCCCGGCCCGGCCCGCAACGCGCTGTTCGGCGCGCTCGCCGTCGGCGTCCTCGGGCTGGCCTTCGCCGCGAAGAAGCCGAAGACGACGCTGGCCGCCGGGGTGCTCGGCGCGGTCGCGGCCGGCGAGGTCGTGAAGAAGTGCGGCGCGACCGGGCCGGAGGCCCGCGCGGTCACCAAGCTGCTGCCGGTGTTCGCCGGCGGCTTCGGCGCGGGTGTCGTGCGCGGGCTGGCGATGGCCGTGCGGACCTCGCTCCGGCGCCGATGA
- a CDS encoding uridine kinase — MIEALLAAPARLGRVRLLAVDGPSGAGKSTLASEVVAGLRARGCRTELVSTDAFATWDDPVGWWPRLVDGVLKPLAAGVDGAYRQLGWSTGVPQPGELVRVMLPDVLVLEGVSSGRASARPLLSHLCWISGGTEAERLARSVARDGVASRAELGRWQRFERGWFAVDGTPDAAGTRLSSGLDHSRSVSEALRIDQG, encoded by the coding sequence CTGATCGAAGCCCTGCTGGCCGCGCCCGCGCGGCTCGGCAGGGTGCGGCTGCTGGCCGTCGACGGCCCCTCGGGGGCCGGGAAGTCCACGCTGGCCTCGGAAGTCGTCGCCGGGCTGCGGGCCCGCGGGTGCCGCACCGAGCTCGTGAGCACGGACGCGTTCGCGACCTGGGACGACCCGGTCGGGTGGTGGCCACGGCTCGTCGACGGCGTTCTGAAGCCCCTCGCGGCCGGCGTCGACGGCGCCTATCGGCAGCTGGGCTGGTCCACTGGAGTCCCGCAGCCGGGGGAACTCGTTCGAGTGATGCTGCCGGACGTCCTGGTGCTGGAAGGTGTTTCGAGCGGCCGGGCTTCGGCAAGACCCCTGCTTTCCCACCTCTGCTGGATCTCCGGCGGCACGGAGGCCGAGCGGCTGGCCCGGTCCGTGGCGCGCGACGGAGTGGCGTCGAGGGCGGAACTGGGCCGCTGGCAACGGTTCGAGCGCGGCTGGTTCGCCGTCGACGGCACCCCCGATGCGGCCGGAACCCGACTTTCGTCGGGGTTGGATCACTCACGCTCCGTGTCCGAAGCACTCCGTATCGATCAAGGGTGA
- a CDS encoding N-acetylmuramoyl-L-alanine amidase, producing the protein MVAVRRAIAPLLLAGALLLTGCEEDTPAAPAPAPVVTRTVTPTPTTVTPSPVVPPAPPSSAAAPPVAPVASGKVVVLDPGHNGGNGSHSAEINRLVPAGRGQTKPCNTTGTSTNAGYPEHAFTWDVSQRVGEALSAKGIRVVYTRQNDTGVGPCVDKRAAAGNDANADAVVSIHADGSNAPGATGFHVAYSSPPLNAAQGAPSTRLAQTLRDTMRTGGFSVSNYIGGNGLSARADLGGLNLSTRPIALVECGNMRNAAEAARMSSAEGRQQFASAIAAAIEAYLAS; encoded by the coding sequence GTGGTCGCCGTGCGACGCGCGATTGCTCCCCTCCTGCTGGCCGGTGCCCTGCTGCTCACCGGCTGCGAAGAAGACACCCCGGCGGCTCCCGCGCCCGCCCCCGTCGTCACCCGGACGGTCACGCCCACGCCGACGACCGTCACGCCTTCGCCGGTCGTGCCGCCCGCGCCGCCCTCTTCGGCGGCCGCGCCACCGGTCGCCCCGGTCGCTTCGGGCAAGGTCGTCGTGCTCGACCCGGGGCACAACGGCGGCAACGGCTCGCACAGCGCGGAGATCAACCGGCTCGTGCCCGCGGGGCGCGGGCAGACCAAGCCGTGCAACACCACCGGCACGTCGACCAACGCCGGTTACCCCGAGCACGCGTTCACCTGGGACGTCTCCCAGCGGGTCGGGGAAGCGTTGTCGGCCAAGGGGATCCGCGTCGTCTACACGCGACAGAACGACACCGGCGTCGGCCCGTGCGTCGACAAGCGGGCCGCGGCCGGCAACGACGCGAACGCCGACGCCGTCGTCTCGATCCACGCCGACGGCTCGAACGCGCCCGGGGCGACCGGCTTCCACGTCGCCTACTCGTCGCCGCCGCTGAACGCGGCGCAGGGCGCGCCGTCGACGCGGCTGGCCCAGACGTTGCGCGACACGATGCGCACGGGCGGCTTCAGCGTGTCGAACTACATCGGCGGCAACGGCCTTTCGGCGCGCGCGGACCTCGGTGGCCTGAACCTCTCGACGCGGCCGATCGCGCTCGTCGAGTGCGGGAACATGCGCAACGCCGCCGAAGCGGCCCGGATGTCGAGCGCCGAGGGGCGGCAGCAGTTCGCGTCCGCCATCGCGGCGGCGATCGAGGCCTACCTGGCCTCGTGA
- a CDS encoding helix-turn-helix domain-containing protein has product MGDFPGDVFLADCPARLAIEIIADKWAVVVVFALSRGPRRHGELVDLIGGISRKVLTQTLRKLQGYGLVDRRGYAEAPPRVDYSLTDLGQTLVEPIGVLTKWATLHGEAVTAAHEAR; this is encoded by the coding sequence ATGGGTGACTTCCCCGGTGACGTCTTCCTCGCGGACTGCCCGGCCCGGCTGGCGATCGAGATCATCGCCGACAAGTGGGCCGTCGTCGTGGTGTTCGCGCTCAGCCGCGGCCCGCGGCGGCACGGCGAGCTCGTCGACCTCATCGGCGGCATCTCCCGCAAGGTCCTCACCCAGACGCTGCGCAAGCTCCAGGGTTACGGCCTGGTCGACCGCCGCGGTTACGCCGAGGCGCCACCGCGCGTCGACTACAGCCTCACGGACCTCGGGCAGACGCTCGTCGAGCCGATCGGCGTCCTCACGAAGTGGGCGACCCTGCACGGCGAGGCCGTCACCGCGGCTCACGAGGCCAGGTAG
- a CDS encoding UDP-N-acetyl glucosamine 2-epimerase, protein MISFILGTTAELIKIAPVYHGIRERGMRPKIWFTAQHVDEVADVLADLDMPAPDVWLVPEEKAHNLESPSQVPGWAAQVMRTAWSRRHELRAALNEDGRPPLVLVHGDTFTTPYGSLIGKRILKSRVGHVEAGARSGSILSPLPEELNRKIAAKIVDMHFAPSIREVNNLRNARGVVVDTEANTAIDAMRLAINQPLDVPNLPEKFGLATLHRFELVSRADKYREVLEILREQSRKMPILYMAGAPEREKIRSLGLDNLFDDKFIAQPKMRYLKFLPLVARAEYVVTDSGGLSAECYYLGLPCAVHRERTETPQHLGETVVLTEMRGDKLQNFLDTYQNRRGESWMDKYHPSEIIVDTLAQLGYC, encoded by the coding sequence GTGATTTCCTTCATTCTCGGCACCACCGCGGAACTGATCAAGATCGCGCCCGTCTACCACGGGATCCGCGAGCGCGGGATGCGGCCCAAGATCTGGTTCACCGCGCAGCACGTCGACGAGGTGGCCGACGTACTGGCCGACCTGGACATGCCGGCGCCCGACGTCTGGCTGGTGCCGGAGGAGAAGGCGCACAACCTCGAGTCGCCGTCGCAGGTGCCGGGCTGGGCCGCGCAGGTCATGCGCACCGCCTGGAGCCGCCGCCACGAGCTGCGCGCCGCCCTGAACGAGGACGGCCGGCCACCGCTGGTGCTGGTGCACGGCGACACGTTCACCACGCCGTACGGCTCGCTGATCGGGAAGCGGATCCTGAAGTCCCGCGTCGGGCACGTCGAGGCCGGGGCGCGGTCGGGCAGCATCCTGTCGCCGCTGCCCGAGGAGCTCAACCGCAAGATCGCGGCGAAGATCGTCGACATGCACTTCGCGCCGAGCATCCGCGAGGTGAACAACCTGCGCAACGCCCGCGGCGTCGTCGTCGACACCGAGGCGAACACCGCGATCGACGCCATGCGCCTGGCCATCAACCAGCCGCTGGACGTGCCGAACCTGCCGGAGAAGTTCGGCCTGGCCACGCTGCACCGCTTCGAGCTGGTCTCGCGCGCGGACAAGTACCGCGAGGTGCTGGAGATCCTGCGCGAACAGAGCCGCAAGATGCCGATCCTGTACATGGCCGGCGCGCCCGAGCGCGAGAAGATCCGCTCGCTGGGCCTGGACAACCTGTTCGACGACAAGTTCATCGCGCAGCCGAAGATGCGGTACCTGAAGTTCCTGCCGCTGGTCGCGCGCGCCGAGTACGTCGTCACCGACTCGGGTGGTCTCTCGGCGGAGTGCTACTACCTCGGCCTGCCGTGCGCGGTGCACCGCGAGCGCACCGAGACGCCGCAGCACCTCGGCGAGACGGTGGTGCTGACGGAGATGCGCGGCGACAAGCTGCAGAACTTCCTCGACACCTACCAGAACCGCCGCGGTGAGTCCTGGATGGACAAGTACCACCCGTCCGAGATCATCGTGGACACCCTGGCGCAGCTCGGCTACTGCTGA
- the recR gene encoding recombination mediator RecR: MYEGVVQDLIDELGRLPGVGPKSAQRIAFHLLAADPVDISRLQDVLGKVKEGVQFCEVCGNVSEQQRCRICRDERRDLTVICVVEEPKDVLAVERTREFKGRYHVLGGALDPLSGIGPEQLRMRELLKRIGEADITEIIIATDPNTEGEATATYLVRMLRDFPGLSVTRLASGLPMGGDLEFADELTLGRALSGRRVL, encoded by the coding sequence TTGTACGAAGGTGTCGTCCAGGACCTGATCGACGAGCTCGGGCGGTTGCCGGGGGTCGGGCCGAAGAGCGCCCAGCGGATCGCGTTCCACTTGCTGGCCGCGGACCCGGTGGACATCTCCCGGCTGCAGGACGTCCTCGGCAAGGTCAAGGAGGGCGTGCAGTTCTGCGAGGTCTGCGGCAACGTCTCCGAGCAGCAGCGGTGCCGCATCTGCCGCGACGAGCGCCGCGACCTCACGGTGATCTGCGTGGTCGAGGAGCCGAAGGACGTCCTGGCGGTCGAGCGCACGCGCGAGTTCAAGGGCCGCTACCACGTCCTGGGCGGCGCGCTGGACCCGTTGTCGGGCATCGGCCCGGAGCAGCTGCGGATGCGTGAGCTGCTCAAGCGCATCGGCGAGGCGGACATCACCGAGATCATCATCGCGACGGACCCCAACACCGAGGGCGAAGCGACGGCGACGTACCTGGTCCGCATGCTGCGCGACTTCCCGGGGCTGAGCGTGACGCGGCTGGCGTCGGGGCTGCCGATGGGCGGTGACCTGGAGTTCGCGGACGAGCTGACCCTGGGCCGCGCGCTCTCGGGCCGCCGGGTGCTCTAG
- a CDS encoding ABC transporter substrate-binding protein, whose translation MQQLRLTRTRRVALIGLTGALAVSLSACADSKRDEGAGGGTGGTLIFGAAGNPKMFDPAFNDEGETFRITRQIYDTLIQNKPGTADLEPSLAEKWEPSNDGKTWTFTLKSGVKFSDGTPMDAASVCFNFDRWFNMKGAAAQSQMIYYGDVFEGFAKNEGDATGDPVYKSCEAKDPATAVLNLNKPKGAFPSAFTLPSFAIQSPTALKAHNADTVTQSGDSFTYSEYANKFPVGTGPFKFESWDQAKGEITLVKNDSSPTPPKLDKLIFKVIPDENARKQALKAGDINGYDYPNPADYGLLRNDGEQVLIRPSFNVLYLGINQANNPKLKDVKVRQALAYGVNREQFVKSKLAEGSEVATEFVPKVISGYTDDVTKYPYDPEKAKQLLQEAGATDLTLKFYYPTEVTRPYMPNPADTFTAISEDLKKIGIKIETHAEPWNGGYKDDVQKAGKQDLHLLGWTGDYNDAGNFVGTFFGREKKEFGFNNPQLFSALSAADASAAGDAHAKAYQEVNKQIMDFLPAIPIAYPTPAIVVGPKVKGLVASPLTDERFNTVTVS comes from the coding sequence ATGCAGCAATTGCGGCTGACCCGAACACGCCGCGTGGCCCTGATCGGGCTCACCGGCGCGCTCGCGGTTTCGCTGTCCGCCTGTGCGGATTCGAAGCGTGACGAGGGCGCTGGAGGTGGTACCGGAGGCACGCTGATCTTCGGCGCCGCCGGAAACCCGAAGATGTTCGACCCGGCGTTCAACGACGAGGGCGAGACCTTCCGGATCACCCGCCAGATCTACGACACGCTGATCCAGAACAAGCCGGGCACCGCCGACCTCGAGCCGTCTCTCGCCGAGAAGTGGGAGCCGAGCAACGACGGCAAGACCTGGACGTTCACCCTGAAGTCGGGCGTCAAGTTCTCCGACGGCACCCCGATGGACGCCGCCTCGGTCTGCTTCAACTTCGACCGCTGGTTCAACATGAAGGGCGCCGCCGCCCAGAGCCAGATGATCTACTACGGCGACGTCTTCGAGGGCTTCGCCAAGAACGAGGGCGACGCGACGGGTGACCCCGTCTACAAGAGCTGCGAGGCGAAGGACCCGGCGACCGCGGTCCTGAACCTGAACAAGCCCAAGGGCGCGTTCCCGTCGGCGTTCACGCTGCCGTCGTTCGCCATCCAGAGCCCGACCGCGCTCAAGGCGCACAACGCCGACACGGTCACCCAGAGCGGCGACTCGTTCACCTACAGCGAGTACGCGAACAAGTTCCCGGTCGGCACCGGCCCGTTCAAGTTCGAGAGCTGGGACCAGGCCAAGGGCGAGATCACGCTGGTCAAGAACGACAGCAGCCCGACGCCGCCGAAGCTCGACAAGCTGATCTTCAAGGTGATCCCGGACGAGAACGCCCGCAAGCAGGCGCTCAAGGCCGGCGACATCAACGGCTACGACTACCCGAACCCGGCGGACTACGGCCTGCTGCGCAACGACGGTGAGCAGGTTCTCATCCGCCCGTCGTTCAACGTGCTGTACCTGGGCATCAACCAGGCCAACAACCCGAAGCTCAAGGACGTCAAGGTCCGCCAGGCGCTGGCCTACGGCGTCAACCGCGAGCAGTTCGTGAAGTCGAAGCTGGCCGAGGGTTCCGAGGTCGCGACCGAGTTCGTCCCGAAGGTCATCTCGGGTTACACCGACGACGTCACCAAGTACCCGTACGACCCGGAGAAGGCCAAGCAGCTGCTGCAGGAGGCCGGGGCGACGGATCTGACGCTGAAGTTCTACTACCCGACCGAGGTCACCCGGCCGTACATGCCGAACCCGGCGGACACCTTCACGGCGATCTCCGAGGACCTGAAGAAGATCGGCATCAAGATCGAGACCCACGCCGAGCCGTGGAACGGTGGTTACAAGGACGACGTCCAGAAGGCCGGCAAGCAGGACCTCCACCTGCTCGGCTGGACCGGTGACTACAACGACGCCGGCAACTTCGTGGGCACGTTCTTCGGCCGTGAGAAGAAGGAGTTCGGGTTCAACAACCCGCAGCTCTTCTCGGCCCTGAGCGCGGCGGACGCTTCGGCGGCCGGTGACGCCCACGCCAAGGCGTACCAGGAAGTCAACAAGCAGATCATGGACTTCCTGCCGGCGATCCCGATCGC
- a CDS encoding YbaB/EbfC family nucleoid-associated protein — protein sequence MVQPGGSFDISQLMQQAQQMQQKLVEAQEELANTEVTGSAGGGLVTATVSGDSQLKSLQIDPKVVDPDDVETLSDLIVAAVRDASASAQKLTEQKLGPLAGGLGGGGGGMPDLGALGFGG from the coding sequence ATGGTGCAACCCGGCGGCAGCTTCGACATTTCCCAGCTGATGCAGCAGGCCCAGCAGATGCAGCAGAAGCTCGTCGAGGCGCAGGAGGAGCTCGCCAACACCGAGGTCACCGGCAGTGCCGGCGGCGGGCTGGTCACCGCGACCGTGTCCGGTGACAGCCAGCTCAAGAGCCTCCAGATCGACCCGAAGGTCGTCGACCCGGACGACGTCGAGACCCTGTCCGACCTGATCGTGGCGGCGGTCCGCGACGCGTCGGCGAGCGCGCAGAAGCTCACCGAGCAGAAGCTCGGCCCGCTGGCCGGCGGCCTCGGTGGCGGCGGTGGCGGCATGCCGGACCTCGGCGCCCTCGGCTTCGGCGGCTGA
- a CDS encoding glucosaminidase domain-containing protein — protein sequence MIHFGLAAVLLAVPPIDQAATRDAALSAGYQQAYVGAAAPIALRIRAAYDIPASVTVAQSILESNWGRSKLSTAELNYFGFKCVRPASPGPIAVRCARYQTSECVPSPCHPVDAFFRSYASADDSFRDYGRLLTTSPNYAVALPVRADPDAFIRAVARKYATDPEYANKVIRLMDLYDLRRFDAR from the coding sequence ATGATCCACTTCGGACTCGCGGCGGTCCTGCTGGCCGTCCCGCCGATCGACCAGGCCGCCACGCGTGACGCGGCGCTGAGCGCGGGGTACCAGCAGGCGTACGTCGGCGCGGCGGCCCCGATCGCCCTGCGGATCCGCGCCGCGTACGACATCCCGGCGTCGGTCACGGTGGCCCAGTCGATCCTGGAGTCGAACTGGGGCCGCAGCAAGCTGTCGACGGCCGAGCTGAACTACTTCGGCTTCAAGTGCGTCCGGCCGGCGAGCCCGGGGCCGATCGCGGTGCGCTGCGCGCGCTACCAGACGTCCGAGTGCGTGCCGTCGCCGTGCCACCCGGTGGACGCGTTCTTCCGCTCGTACGCCTCGGCCGACGACTCGTTCCGCGACTACGGCCGGCTGCTGACGACGTCACCGAACTACGCGGTGGCGTTGCCGGTGCGCGCCGATCCGGACGCGTTCATCCGGGCGGTGGCGCGGAAGTACGCCACCGACCCGGAGTACGCGAACAAGGTGATCCGGCTGATGGACCTCTACGACCTGCGCCGCTTCGACGCCCGCTAG